A single region of the Thermodesulfatator indicus DSM 15286 genome encodes:
- a CDS encoding ABC transporter permease — MKFQAKSVDCFFDFFVSFFVAIFFVFIVVVLFSLFTTTSLQSLWYQLRSPVVFSAIKISLETSLVIVMLTFFLGLPVAYFLALKDFNGKSLLDTLLDIPIVLPPLVSGLALLILFGGTSYLSKLLNEIGFKIIFTKKGIIIAQFFVASPFFIKTAKESIQSIPKNLIAASATLGASSFYTFRKIILPLSKSGILAGLVMTWARAMGEFGATAMVAGCIPGKTETMTIAIYMQSMSGDLSSSTAIAFILTIFAFISLLTFKIRFRSKWI, encoded by the coding sequence ATGAAATTTCAAGCAAAAAGTGTTGATTGTTTTTTTGACTTTTTTGTTTCTTTTTTTGTTGCTATTTTCTTTGTTTTTATAGTTGTGGTTTTATTTAGTTTGTTTACTACCACTTCTTTGCAAAGTTTATGGTATCAGCTTCGTTCTCCCGTTGTATTTTCGGCTATTAAAATTAGCTTGGAAACATCTTTAGTGATAGTAATGTTAACCTTTTTTTTAGGGTTACCTGTTGCTTATTTTTTGGCCTTAAAGGACTTTAATGGTAAGTCTTTACTTGATACCTTGTTAGATATTCCTATTGTTTTGCCTCCTTTAGTTTCTGGTCTTGCTTTGTTAATTTTATTCGGTGGAACTAGTTATTTAAGTAAATTGTTAAATGAGATAGGCTTTAAAATTATTTTTACAAAAAAAGGTATAATTATAGCCCAGTTTTTTGTTGCTTCTCCCTTTTTTATTAAAACGGCTAAAGAGTCTATTCAGTCGATACCTAAGAATTTGATAGCAGCTTCAGCTACTTTGGGTGCCTCTTCTTTTTATACATTTAGGAAGATAATATTGCCTTTAAGTAAAAGTGGAATCTTGGCTGGTTTGGTAATGACATGGGCTAGGGCTATGGGAGAGTTTGGCGCCACAGCTATGGTAGCTGGTTGTATCCCCGGGAAAACTGAAACTATGACCATTGCTATTTATATGCAATCGATGTCTGGTGATTTGTCTTCTTCAACTGCTATAGCTTTTATTTTAACAATTTTTGCTTTTATATCTTTGCTGACTTTTAAAATTAGATTTAGAAGTAAGTGGATATAA
- the modD gene encoding ModD protein, whose translation MIVFTEEEIEKIVTDDVPYFDLTTTILDIGDKEGIITYTARHEMIICCTEEVKRIFKKFDIETEIFKPSGIKISRGETFLLGKGKAESLHKIWKATQSLLEYACGIATKTYKLVSLARKVNPDVSVVTTRKTFPLGKKICIKAILAGGALPHRLGLSETILVFGEHLNFYGGYERFFQDLEKIKKRAVEKKITVEVKDMELALKAIEAGVDILQLDKFSIEEVQKVVNAVRQKQVNIKVAAAGGINESNIADYAATGVDIIVLTCAYFGKPADIKVKLGPIL comes from the coding sequence ATGATTGTCTTTACTGAAGAAGAAATAGAAAAAATTGTTACTGATGATGTCCCTTATTTTGATTTAACAACGACTATTTTGGATATTGGAGACAAAGAGGGAATTATAACTTATACAGCTCGTCATGAAATGATTATCTGTTGTACTGAAGAAGTTAAAAGAATTTTTAAAAAGTTTGATATTGAGACAGAAATATTTAAACCATCTGGCATAAAGATAAGTCGAGGAGAAACTTTTTTGCTTGGAAAAGGAAAGGCCGAAAGCTTACATAAAATATGGAAAGCAACGCAAAGTTTGCTTGAATATGCCTGTGGCATCGCTACCAAGACGTATAAATTGGTTTCTTTAGCAAGAAAAGTTAATCCAGATGTTTCTGTAGTAACTACTAGAAAAACTTTTCCTTTAGGAAAGAAAATTTGTATAAAAGCAATTTTGGCCGGAGGAGCTTTGCCTCATCGTTTAGGCTTATCAGAAACTATTTTAGTATTTGGCGAACATTTAAATTTTTACGGAGGTTATGAAAGATTTTTTCAAGATTTGGAAAAAATAAAAAAAAGAGCCGTAGAAAAAAAGATAACAGTAGAAGTAAAAGATATGGAACTTGCTTTGAAGGCCATTGAGGCCGGAGTAGATATCTTACAACTTGATAAATTTAGTATAGAAGAAGTCCAAAAAGTAGTTAATGCTGTTAGGCAAAAACAAGTTAATATAAAAGTTGCCGCTGCTGGTGGTATCAATGAGTCGAATATAGCAGACTATGCTGCTACTGGAGTAGATATCATCGTCTTAACCTGTGCCTATTTCGGAAAACCAGCTGATATTAAAGTGAAGTTAGGGCCTATTTTATGA
- the modA gene encoding molybdate ABC transporter substrate-binding protein, whose amino-acid sequence MKRILLLLVVFILFPSVLLAADSLLVFAGAGMRLPLDVIGKKFEEKYHVQVIYDYEGSGRLGNKILAGQTPDVYIPGSERWAKILKKKDYVKDYFPIAYHIPVIVTPLNNEKVKSLKDFLRHDVTLVLGDPKACAIGKVSQKIFKKAGLREDKMNIVARGVTVKQLVHWIEGNNADASIVWHADAVQSGKVRIVEIPKEVNAIALIPICTMTKTSHPEIAKKYVDFVLKEGKKIFADFGFKVAE is encoded by the coding sequence ATGAAAAGGATTTTATTGCTGTTGGTAGTTTTTATTTTATTCCCTTCGGTTTTGTTAGCTGCTGATTCTTTATTGGTGTTTGCTGGGGCAGGAATGCGTTTACCTTTAGACGTAATAGGCAAAAAGTTTGAAGAAAAATATCATGTTCAAGTTATTTATGATTATGAAGGTAGTGGACGTTTAGGGAATAAAATTCTAGCTGGGCAAACGCCGGATGTATATATTCCTGGTTCTGAAAGATGGGCAAAGATTCTTAAGAAGAAGGATTATGTGAAAGATTATTTTCCTATAGCTTATCATATTCCAGTTATTGTTACTCCTTTAAATAATGAAAAAGTTAAGAGTTTAAAAGACTTTTTAAGACATGATGTTACTTTGGTTTTGGGAGATCCTAAGGCTTGTGCTATCGGTAAAGTAAGTCAAAAAATTTTTAAAAAGGCAGGTCTTCGTGAAGACAAAATGAATATTGTGGCCAGAGGGGTTACCGTAAAACAGTTAGTACACTGGATAGAAGGGAATAACGCTGATGCCAGTATTGTGTGGCATGCCGATGCAGTCCAGTCGGGTAAAGTAAGAATTGTTGAAATTCCCAAAGAAGTAAATGCTATAGCCTTAATTCCTATATGTACTATGACTAAAACATCACATCCTGAAATAGCCAAAAAATATGTAGATTTTGTCTTAAAAGAGGGTAAAAAAATATTTGCAGATTTTGGTTTTAAAGTAGCCGAATAA
- a CDS encoding aspartate ammonia-lyase: MKKYRLERDLLGEREVPAEAYWGIHSLRAMENFPLSPYRIHPRLIQALAMVKKACARANLELGYLSEKIGKAIISACDEIISGNLHQEIVVDPLQGGAGTSANMNLNEVIANRAIELLGGQKGDYHLVHPLDHVNLHQSTNDVYPTAIKVAAIFLLRELEEVIAKLQATFQEKEKEFARVVKIGRTQLQDAVPMTLGAEFSAYAEALARDRWRVFKCEERLRVVNLGGTAIGTGLCAPRKYIFLVIEKLREETGLGLARAENMVDATQNMDPFVEVSGILKAHAVNLFKIASDLRLLSSGPLAGLKEIKLPEVQAGSSIMPGKVNPVICEAVNQVAIKVMANDFIITQVCQNGQLELNAFLPLLAHALLESLTLLINADRIFRDKCVLEVKANEGMCYYYAHHSWATVTALVPYIGYEAATEVAKEVKETGKSVREIVLAKGLMDEEKLDWVLSPEAMTSLGYKD, translated from the coding sequence ATGAAAAAATATCGCTTAGAGCGGGATCTCTTGGGAGAAAGAGAAGTTCCGGCTGAGGCTTACTGGGGTATTCACTCTTTAAGGGCAATGGAAAACTTTCCTCTTTCTCCTTATCGCATACACCCAAGGCTTATTCAGGCCCTGGCTATGGTTAAGAAGGCCTGTGCCAGAGCGAATCTTGAGCTCGGCTATCTTTCGGAAAAAATAGGCAAGGCCATTATTTCGGCTTGTGATGAAATCATCTCTGGAAATCTTCACCAAGAAATAGTAGTTGACCCTCTTCAGGGAGGAGCAGGGACTTCCGCTAACATGAACTTAAACGAAGTTATTGCTAACCGGGCTATTGAACTTTTAGGTGGCCAAAAAGGGGATTATCATCTGGTTCATCCTCTTGACCATGTAAACCTTCATCAATCCACTAACGATGTTTATCCCACGGCTATAAAAGTAGCCGCTATTTTTCTTTTGAGAGAGCTTGAAGAAGTTATTGCCAAGCTTCAAGCCACTTTTCAGGAAAAGGAAAAAGAATTTGCGCGAGTGGTAAAAATAGGGCGCACGCAACTCCAGGACGCCGTGCCCATGACCTTAGGAGCAGAATTTTCCGCCTATGCCGAGGCCCTGGCCAGAGATAGATGGCGGGTTTTTAAGTGTGAAGAGAGACTAAGGGTGGTGAATCTTGGCGGCACAGCAATTGGTACTGGCCTCTGTGCTCCGAGAAAATACATATTTTTGGTGATTGAAAAGTTAAGAGAAGAAACAGGCCTTGGCCTGGCTCGGGCTGAAAATATGGTGGACGCTACCCAAAATATGGATCCCTTCGTGGAAGTCTCAGGGATTCTTAAGGCACATGCGGTAAACCTTTTTAAAATCGCTTCGGACTTAAGGCTTCTTTCTTCAGGGCCCTTGGCAGGCCTAAAAGAAATAAAGCTCCCTGAGGTTCAGGCAGGCTCTTCTATAATGCCTGGTAAGGTTAATCCCGTAATTTGTGAGGCGGTAAATCAGGTGGCTATAAAAGTAATGGCCAATGATTTTATCATTACGCAAGTATGTCAGAATGGCCAGCTTGAACTGAACGCCTTTTTGCCTCTACTAGCCCATGCTTTGCTTGAAAGCCTAACTCTCCTGATTAACGCGGACCGTATTTTTAGGGATAAGTGCGTTCTTGAAGTTAAGGCCAATGAGGGAATGTGTTACTACTATGCCCACCACAGTTGGGCTACGGTCACGGCATTAGTTCCTTATATTGGCTATGAAGCCGCTACTGAAGTAGCCAAAGAAGTTAAAGAAACAGGGAAAAGTGTGCGCGAAATAGTGCTGGCTAAAGGGCTCATGGATGAAGAAAAGCTTGACTGGGTTCTCTCACCTGAGGCTATGACTTCTTTGGGGTATAAAGACTAG
- the hydG gene encoding [FeFe] hydrogenase H-cluster radical SAM maturase HydG, producing the protein MLTKEEKAWREVRLNQILKWEENCPYEDFIDDEKIWSIIEAKKEPERQEILEIIEKAKENAYTGAMLAPEEVAALANTKDPDLWEAIFEAATWIKNTVYGSRIVLFSPLYISSPCVNNCAYCGFRQSNEAVKKKTLTMEELEDEIRVLTGMGQKRLIVVYGEHPVSDVKFMCETIEKIYSLKFGKGEIRRVNVNAPPLFKEEYEEIKTVGIGTYQVFQETYHHETYRRMHPKGTLKGEYKWRLFALHRALEADIDDVAIGVLLGLYDWRFELLGLLYHAYSLEKEFGVGTHTISYPRLEPAVNTPITTKSSYLVSDEDFKKIVAIIRLMCPYTGSILTAREPASLRQEVLKKCGVSQMDAGTRIAVGGYAEMEKEHIPEKQQFMIQDTRSLDEFILDLCREGYLPSFCTACYREGRTGDNFMPLAKHATVKNFCIANGILTFKEYLLDYASPEVKELGEKVIIPEYLKWLEDNIPRAAERVKELLKREEKGERDCHL; encoded by the coding sequence ATGTTAACTAAAGAAGAGAAGGCTTGGCGGGAGGTTAGGCTTAACCAAATATTAAAGTGGGAAGAAAACTGCCCTTACGAAGACTTTATAGACGATGAAAAGATCTGGAGCATTATTGAGGCCAAAAAAGAGCCCGAAAGACAAGAAATTCTTGAAATCATAGAGAAGGCCAAAGAAAATGCTTATACTGGGGCTATGCTTGCTCCAGAAGAAGTAGCCGCTCTGGCCAACACCAAAGACCCTGATCTCTGGGAAGCCATCTTTGAGGCCGCTACCTGGATTAAAAATACAGTCTATGGAAGTCGTATAGTGCTTTTTTCCCCACTTTACATTTCAAGTCCTTGCGTGAACAACTGTGCTTATTGTGGCTTTCGCCAAAGTAACGAGGCGGTTAAGAAAAAGACTCTCACCATGGAAGAACTTGAAGACGAAATAAGAGTGCTCACTGGCATGGGGCAGAAGCGTCTTATCGTGGTTTACGGAGAACACCCGGTAAGTGATGTCAAATTCATGTGTGAAACCATAGAAAAGATTTATAGCTTAAAGTTTGGCAAAGGTGAGATAAGGCGAGTCAATGTAAACGCCCCACCCCTTTTTAAAGAAGAATATGAAGAAATAAAAACCGTTGGTATTGGTACTTACCAAGTATTTCAGGAAACGTATCATCACGAGACCTATCGTCGTATGCATCCTAAAGGAACGCTAAAGGGAGAATACAAGTGGCGGCTTTTTGCCTTGCACCGGGCCCTTGAGGCGGATATAGACGACGTAGCCATCGGTGTGCTTTTAGGCCTTTATGACTGGCGCTTTGAGCTCCTGGGTCTGCTTTATCATGCTTATTCTTTAGAAAAGGAATTTGGCGTGGGCACACACACCATTTCTTATCCGAGACTTGAACCGGCGGTTAATACCCCGATAACCACTAAGTCTTCATATCTTGTGAGTGATGAAGATTTTAAGAAAATCGTAGCCATTATAAGACTGATGTGTCCTTATACCGGGTCTATCCTTACGGCGAGAGAGCCTGCATCCCTGCGGCAGGAGGTACTTAAAAAATGCGGGGTCTCTCAGATGGATGCGGGCACAAGAATTGCCGTTGGTGGTTACGCTGAAATGGAAAAGGAACACATTCCTGAGAAACAGCAGTTTATGATTCAGGATACCAGAAGTCTTGATGAGTTTATCTTAGACCTTTGCAGGGAGGGTTACCTACCGTCTTTTTGTACGGCCTGTTATCGGGAAGGACGCACCGGGGACAATTTTATGCCGCTTGCCAAGCACGCCACTGTAAAAAACTTCTGTATTGCTAATGGTATTCTCACTTTTAAAGAGTATCTTCTTGATTATGCCTCACCAGAGGTGAAAGAACTGGGAGAAAAGGTGATTATTCCAGAGTATCTTAAGTGGCTTGAGGATAATATCCCTCGAGCCGCTGAAAGAGTGAAAGAACTCTTAAAACGTGAAGAAAAAGGAGAAAGAGACTGCCATTTGTAG
- a CDS encoding TM1266 family iron-only hydrogenase system putative regulator, whose protein sequence is MEKRIGVVAILVKDRKSASQKVNEILSEYGDLIIGRIGLPYKERGINIISVIVEATTDEIGAFTGKLGAIPAVEVKSLLVTK, encoded by the coding sequence ATGGAAAAGCGTATTGGAGTGGTGGCTATCCTGGTTAAAGACCGTAAAAGCGCCAGTCAAAAGGTAAATGAAATCTTAAGTGAATACGGTGATCTTATCATAGGGCGCATAGGACTGCCGTATAAAGAAAGAGGAATTAACATTATCTCGGTAATAGTTGAGGCTACCACAGATGAAATCGGTGCTTTTACCGGCAAGCTGGGAGCCATACCTGCGGTTGAAGTGAAATCACTTTTAGTGACCAAGTAA
- a CDS encoding [FeFe] hydrogenase, group A: MIQVNLDGASLSVEEGTTVYELIKKEGKDFWLPFEIPQLEFIHHPECPALKIVEVDGRIVPAKMLKGLTVKEGMKINTQSDLVKEKLTERLNWLKENDECYLIRELQEIVAVEGENAGFITLEERAKWEIEPWESLPSIRHNPKICIRCKGCIETCRDVQAVEALTFDEEKGIILADDVKCTRCGQCIHTCPMAKEAGLVTTFKKNFGCELCAYSKPIGALSEIPNLNEVVEALRDPEKFVVVEFAPALRVSIGEEFGLPYGTIAVGKLYAALRKIGFDRIWDTNFAADLTIMEEGTELVLRLVKAGVIDLKDLSLEVDEHALEQVNKALPQFTSCSPGWIKYLETFYPELIPYVSSAKSPQQMFGAIAKTFAAEKLGIDPRKMVVVSIMPCTAKKFESKREEMCDAFNYWKEKGKVSENEKFYDVDYVITTREAAKLFKMFGINLAELPDEGPDPLIGQYTGAATIFGRTGGVMEAALRTAYEIITGKTLPKLEFEDLATLEGIKVASINLNGKEIKVAVAHGLSNARKICEDVKNGGEFASYTFIEFMACPGGCIGGGGQPEPTNIETLQARLAALNKHDHELPIRKSHENPEIKQLYAEFLGHPMSHLAHNLLHTHYVDRTK; encoded by the coding sequence ATGATTCAGGTAAACCTTGACGGAGCTTCTTTATCGGTAGAAGAAGGCACCACAGTTTATGAGCTTATCAAAAAAGAAGGAAAAGATTTTTGGCTCCCTTTTGAAATTCCTCAACTTGAGTTTATCCATCATCCAGAATGTCCTGCGCTAAAGATCGTTGAAGTGGATGGCCGTATAGTGCCAGCAAAGATGCTCAAGGGCCTTACAGTAAAAGAAGGCATGAAAATAAATACTCAGTCTGATCTGGTAAAAGAAAAACTTACCGAAAGGCTTAACTGGCTTAAAGAAAACGATGAATGCTATTTGATTCGGGAGCTACAAGAGATAGTAGCGGTAGAAGGAGAAAATGCCGGTTTTATTACACTTGAAGAACGAGCCAAATGGGAAATCGAACCCTGGGAGTCCTTACCTTCTATCAGGCATAATCCCAAAATTTGTATAAGGTGTAAAGGCTGTATAGAGACCTGTCGTGATGTTCAGGCGGTTGAGGCCTTAACCTTTGATGAAGAGAAGGGAATAATACTTGCAGATGACGTCAAGTGTACCAGATGCGGCCAGTGTATTCACACCTGTCCCATGGCTAAAGAAGCAGGGCTTGTTACCACTTTCAAGAAAAATTTTGGTTGTGAGCTGTGTGCGTATAGCAAACCCATTGGGGCTCTTTCAGAAATTCCCAATTTAAATGAAGTTGTTGAGGCCCTGAGAGACCCTGAAAAGTTTGTAGTAGTAGAGTTTGCTCCGGCTTTAAGGGTAAGCATTGGTGAAGAGTTTGGTCTTCCTTACGGAACTATTGCCGTAGGCAAACTTTACGCGGCTTTACGTAAAATCGGTTTTGACCGGATATGGGATACTAACTTCGCGGCTGACTTAACTATCATGGAAGAGGGAACAGAGTTAGTTTTAAGGCTGGTGAAGGCCGGTGTCATTGACTTAAAAGATTTATCTCTAGAAGTTGACGAACACGCCCTTGAACAGGTAAACAAAGCCCTTCCCCAGTTTACTTCCTGTAGCCCTGGCTGGATTAAGTATCTTGAAACTTTCTACCCTGAGCTTATACCTTATGTTTCTTCAGCTAAATCACCTCAACAAATGTTTGGTGCCATAGCCAAGACCTTTGCTGCAGAAAAACTCGGAATTGATCCGCGCAAGATGGTAGTAGTCTCTATCATGCCGTGTACAGCCAAGAAGTTTGAAAGTAAGCGTGAAGAAATGTGTGATGCTTTTAATTACTGGAAAGAAAAAGGTAAAGTCAGCGAAAACGAGAAATTTTACGACGTTGACTACGTAATTACCACTCGCGAAGCGGCTAAACTTTTTAAAATGTTTGGTATCAATCTAGCCGAGCTACCTGACGAAGGCCCTGACCCATTGATCGGCCAATATACGGGAGCGGCTACTATCTTTGGTAGAACTGGTGGTGTTATGGAAGCTGCTCTCAGAACAGCTTACGAAATCATCACGGGGAAGACCTTGCCCAAGCTTGAATTTGAAGATCTGGCCACTCTTGAAGGAATAAAAGTGGCTTCTATTAATTTAAACGGCAAGGAAATTAAAGTGGCAGTGGCCCACGGGTTGAGTAATGCCCGCAAGATTTGTGAAGATGTTAAAAACGGTGGTGAATTTGCCAGCTATACTTTTATTGAGTTTATGGCCTGTCCTGGAGGGTGTATTGGTGGAGGTGGTCAGCCTGAGCCAACCAACATTGAGACGCTTCAGGCCAGGCTTGCAGCCCTTAACAAGCATGATCACGAACTCCCTATAAGGAAGTCTCACGAGAATCCAGAAATTAAACAGCTTTACGCTGAATTTTTAGGGCATCCGATGAGTCACCTGGCTCACAATTTATTGCATACGCATTATGTTGATCGTACTAAATAG
- a CDS encoding cytochrome b/b6 domain-containing protein, translated as MDRVLKFSFSEKIFHNVNAVTWYILALTGVIVYFDWASPETKAFLMQIHIWVAVIFTFNFLAFVFLSPHRFYIMMKNFLEWDKDSLAWFKNFGGYPRRFFKIPFGPEEVAPQGKVNAGQKLTYLFFVFVIIALIVTGWSLYYAKHSMGKTLFELMFYVHVWGSILATAVATCGHIPLSIVNTEDLLAMWRPGSGTVSVEWAKHHNPKWYEKDLMKVEPKED; from the coding sequence ATGGATAGAGTGCTTAAATTTTCATTTTCAGAAAAGATTTTTCACAATGTAAACGCTGTAACTTGGTACATATTAGCTTTGACAGGTGTAATTGTTTATTTTGATTGGGCGTCCCCAGAGACCAAAGCCTTTTTAATGCAGATTCATATTTGGGTAGCGGTAATTTTTACTTTTAATTTCCTGGCGTTTGTTTTTCTTTCCCCCCATCGCTTTTACATAATGATGAAAAACTTTCTTGAATGGGATAAAGATTCTTTGGCCTGGTTTAAGAACTTTGGTGGTTATCCCAGGCGTTTTTTCAAGATTCCATTTGGTCCTGAAGAAGTAGCACCTCAGGGAAAAGTCAATGCCGGGCAAAAGCTTACTTATCTTTTCTTTGTTTTTGTGATTATTGCTTTGATAGTAACGGGTTGGTCTCTTTACTACGCCAAACACTCCATGGGCAAAACTCTTTTTGAACTCATGTTTTATGTACATGTGTGGGGTTCTATTTTGGCTACAGCGGTGGCCACCTGTGGGCATATCCCTCTTTCCATAGTCAACACTGAAGATCTTCTGGCTATGTGGCGTCCTGGAAGCGGAACTGTATCTGTTGAATGGGCTAAACATCATAATCCAAAGTGGTACGAAAAGGACTTAATGAAGGTAGAGCCCAAAGAAGACTAA
- a CDS encoding iron hydrogenase small subunit: MSKENLPYQYEEKPASILITRRTFFKVTGVITAYIAIGGFAITNLVKKRNKYITMRQKGLYFDDKRRQQHKLPASYMNPGVKKFYEEFAGHPLSETAHQLLHTHHYYVRWQLGAQEVRHG; this comes from the coding sequence ATGAGTAAAGAAAATTTGCCTTACCAATACGAGGAAAAGCCAGCCTCTATTTTGATTACCAGGAGAACCTTTTTTAAGGTTACAGGTGTTATCACTGCTTACATAGCTATAGGCGGCTTTGCTATCACTAATCTTGTTAAAAAGCGCAACAAGTACATAACCATGAGGCAGAAGGGCCTTTATTTTGACGATAAAAGACGTCAGCAGCATAAACTTCCTGCCTCATATATGAATCCTGGGGTTAAAAAGTTTTACGAAGAATTTGCTGGTCATCCTTTAAGTGAAACTGCCCATCAATTGCTACACACTCATCACTATTACGTAAGGTGGCAATTAGGAGCCCAGGAGGTCCGTCATGGATAG
- a CDS encoding [Fe-Fe] hydrogenase large subunit C-terminal domain-containing protein yields MSATEKVSTFRPTPEARTGGGTYLPGELRGIIRINQNKCVGCDTCKQFCVAHAIRGSIGVAHSIDTDRCINCGQCLVNCPFGAIEQMSFVDEVEEKLRDPEWTVVAIIAPAVRVALAEEFGSPSGTLTVGRMHNAFKKIGFKIYENNFAADQTIMEEAYEFIAKVRYWVLGERGPELEKFAHHPLPHFTSCCPAWIRYAELYYAKVLPHISGAKSPQQMAGASAKTWAALDVWNVDPRKVYTVGIMPCTGKIFEASRPEFKSAWQWLKENGYLPEDTPPFPDVDAVLTTRDAATLLKRFGVNPLKLSEKEENIEITEIYSGGATIFGTSGGVTEAALRTAYYVLSGKEPPAWDFFAVRGYTTGIREAVIPIPLKALGGKEFHLKICVVNGAINHLDKVLKQVVAGNCPYHFIEVMNCPGGCINGGGQPVNPMGTSWIDPLLPLPLKA; encoded by the coding sequence ATGAGTGCTACTGAAAAAGTTTCTACATTTAGGCCTACGCCAGAGGCCCGTACCGGTGGAGGGACTTATCTTCCCGGGGAACTTAGAGGCATTATTCGTATTAATCAAAACAAATGTGTAGGCTGTGATACCTGTAAGCAATTTTGCGTGGCCCATGCTATTCGTGGTTCTATTGGAGTAGCCCATTCTATTGATACTGACCGTTGTATTAATTGTGGTCAATGTCTGGTGAACTGCCCTTTTGGGGCTATCGAGCAAATGTCTTTTGTCGATGAGGTAGAGGAAAAACTGAGAGATCCTGAATGGACGGTGGTGGCCATTATTGCTCCTGCAGTAAGGGTCGCCTTAGCGGAAGAATTTGGCTCGCCTTCGGGGACGCTCACGGTAGGGCGTATGCACAATGCCTTTAAAAAAATAGGTTTCAAAATATACGAAAATAACTTTGCCGCTGATCAGACCATCATGGAAGAGGCTTACGAGTTCATTGCCAAGGTGAGATATTGGGTACTTGGAGAAAGAGGCCCTGAGCTTGAGAAATTTGCTCACCATCCTCTTCCGCACTTTACCAGCTGTTGTCCGGCTTGGATTCGCTACGCTGAGCTTTATTACGCTAAAGTTTTACCTCACATATCGGGAGCCAAATCCCCCCAACAGATGGCCGGGGCTTCAGCCAAGACTTGGGCAGCCTTAGATGTCTGGAATGTTGATCCTCGTAAGGTTTACACTGTGGGCATTATGCCTTGCACTGGCAAAATTTTTGAAGCCAGTCGGCCAGAATTTAAGTCAGCCTGGCAGTGGCTTAAAGAAAATGGATATTTGCCTGAAGATACACCTCCATTTCCGGATGTTGATGCGGTACTCACTACCAGAGATGCTGCTACTCTACTGAAAAGATTTGGAGTCAATCCTTTGAAGCTTTCGGAAAAAGAAGAAAATATTGAAATTACTGAGATTTACAGTGGCGGTGCCACTATTTTTGGAACCAGTGGTGGAGTGACCGAAGCAGCCCTTCGAACAGCCTATTACGTACTTTCTGGAAAGGAGCCTCCTGCCTGGGATTTTTTTGCGGTGCGCGGTTATACCACTGGTATAAGGGAAGCAGTGATTCCTATACCGCTAAAAGCTTTAGGGGGTAAAGAATTCCATCTGAAAATATGTGTGGTAAACGGGGCTATTAATCATTTGGACAAAGTTCTCAAGCAGGTGGTGGCTGGTAACTGTCCGTATCACTTTATAGAGGTAATGAATTGTCCAGGTGGTTGTATAAACGGAGGTGGGCAACCGGTAAATCCTATGGGCACTTCATGGATAGATCCGTTATTACCATTACCGCTTAAGGCTTAG